ACCAGCCCATATCAGGGATGGAGCTGTTCTAGGTCAAGGGTCCCCAATCTCTGGGATCTAATGACTGATGATCTGCTGTGGAGCTGCCataataatatagaaataaagtgtacaatacATGTAATGTGCTTggatcatccccaaaccatccccccacccacccacccagccccagtcggtagaaaaactgtcttcccAGAAACTGATCCCTGGAAccaaaaaggttggagaccgCTGTTCTAGGTCACACGGCAGACAAGCTGACATCAGTTCTACCTAGCCCCTCCCCCTGGCCAGCAGAGATACAGCAAGAAGGACACACATACACCCTGGAACCTAGATCTGTCCCTAGCTGGCAGGTGACCTTGCCACTCTGTAAAATAAGGACTTCAGATCAGCTCCAGGGCTCCAGCAGCAAAAGCAGTGCCTGTTTCTAGGTGTGACGTAAGAGAATAAGACATTCTTCCATGATTTATGGGAGAGGACAGACTTCTGTCCTGTGTTAACCTCCCAACAAACCTTCCAGGAGGTGAAGACACCCAGTTCACAGACCAACAAGTGAGACTGCAGTCCCCTCAGCTGGTGGGCAGCAAAGCATCAGCCAGGCCATTCACAGCTGCATGGAGCAGGGGAGTGGGCCTGAAGGGCATGTGGAAGGAAAGTGGATCTCATTTCAGGTCTGGCCCTTTAAGGCCCCACTTTCTAGAATCTAGAAGCCGATGACATACCTGCTCCCCTGGGGCCCATTACAGGATGTCACCTGGCTCCATCCCTGGCAGAGCCATCTTAGCGACAGGTTGGGAGCCCCTAGGAGAACCTGCAAACCTTCAGGCAGTCACCAAACATCTCTGGTCGTCTGAGTCAGCTGTCAGCGAAGCTGCATGAGGGCCTGAGGAAAGACCTGTCCCCCAGAAGTGGAAGGGCCTAAGCATAGTATGATGGGAGcaattccttaacctctctgcgATTCCATCTCCCCAAATGGGAAACAGGGCCTTAGGACACAACTCAAAGCCACATCGCTGTGCCAGCCGCCACCCCATCCTGGGGCCTCATTATTCTGCCCTGCGAAGGGCGTGCCAGAGTAGCAACCTCAAGGGCAAGACTCTTCTTACAGCCCCAAGGGACCCAGGAAAGGCAACGCTGGAGGAGGTGAGAGTGGGGTCGCTCCAACCCGTAAAAGTTTGCTGACAAACCCTTCCTGGCATCTGAGCGGCCTCAATGTGTCCAACTCTATAATGGGGACTTAGTGCCACTACCTCATTCCCCAGGAGTTCTGGGAGAGGCGGCAGGAGAAAGTGGACAGCTTTATTTAACGACCCAGCGAACTCTAGAAGCTCTAGGGAAGGGAGGTCTTCCCGCCCCGCCCCTCGGATGCGCCAGCCTCTAACACCGCACCTCGGTTTCGCCTTCTTTACTGGGCCCCCGGCCCCTCGACTCTCTTCCTGTGGTCGGCCAATCTGTCCATCCGCGTCGGTGACGTCGTTCCACCCAGCCGGCGTCCGCAGTCCATCGGTCGGCACCCGGGCGGTGGTCTCTCGGAGTGGCCAGGGGTCCCGGCGCCGGAGGTCAGCGCTGGGGTGAGGCGGGGCCGCGGGGCGGGCTCCGGCGGAAGGGCGACTCCGGCTCGGGGCCGTGGCCCCGCCGCAGGCGCCCGGCGCCCCAGGGCACGCAGCCGCCCAGACCCAGCGCCGAGGCGAGCagcgcgggcgggcgggcgcggcgGCCGCGGCGCGAGCCCTTCTTGAGGCGCGGCCCGTGCGCCGCCAGGTAGAGCTCGGCCTGCGCCACGCCGCCACCCAGGCGGCCCAGGCTCTCGGCGCGGTGCGCCAGGCGCAGCTCGGCCGCCAGGAAGACGCGGTGCAACTGCAGCACGCGGCTCTCCAGCTCCGACACCAGGCGCCGGCGGCCCTCCACCTCCAGCAGTCGCCGCCGCGCTTCGGCCAGCTCCAGCGCGCGgacgcccgccgccgccgccgcccccgcggCACCCGggccgccgcccgcgccccctGCCGGCCcggggccc
This window of the Capricornis sumatraensis isolate serow.1 chromosome 3, serow.2, whole genome shotgun sequence genome carries:
- the TRNP1 gene encoding TMF-regulated nuclear protein 1, giving the protein MPGCRISACGPGAQEGSAEPGSPPPPLPREPLSCPQPPSPSPTLAPTRAQASSQPEAAQESGGSAEGLELQRWRQGASGGAGGPGPAGGAGGGPGAAGAAAAAGVRALELAEARRRLLEVEGRRRLVSELESRVLQLHRVFLAAELRLAHRAESLGRLGGGVAQAELYLAAHGPRLKKGSRRGRRARPPALLASALGLGGCVPWGAGRLRRGHGPEPESPFRRSPPRGPASPQR